The Saccharolobus shibatae B12 genomic interval CCATATGGTCTATATACGGAATTAATGCAGTAAAATCTATATTTGGGATATGAGATGATAACCCATGGAAATGTTAAAGATAAAGCTTTCAAGTGGTAGAGAAGTAGAGATAAACGATGATGTAATAGCGGTTCTTAACGAATACGTAAGAACACAGATGACACTGGAAGAGCTATCAAAAAGGTTAGGTCTCTCCGGTTGGGAAGAAGCTTACGAATTAATAAAGCAAGTACCAGCATGGGTAATGTGGTCTCCTCTGCCAATATATAAGAAATTAGCTTAGACTTTTTTGTAACATTCTGGTTTTGCTTCGTATATTATGCCACTTTTTCTCATATCTGTAAGTAATTTTTCTATGTTACTTTTTTCGATACCAACTTGTTGTGCTTCTTTTAGTATATCCTTAACCTTTGCACACTCTGAACTTACTGCTAAACTATCTATTATTTCTAGTATTTTCATCATTTTCTCTCTAGCACTTTTAGGTTTACCAGTCATTATCGTATCTATATCTATTTTTCCACTTTCCATGTCAACTCCTACGCTTTCTAGGAATAGTCTCATTATATTTATGGCTCTTTCTGCATCCTCTCTAGTGACTTCTGTTTTGAGAGCCATTTTAGCATAAGCTTCTGAAATTCTTATTAAAGCCTCTAATTGTCTTGGAGTTATCAATATTGGGCTATCGGGAGTTTCCGAACTTTTCTTCCTCATCTCCACGAAGAAGTCTGTAATTAGATTCTTAGCTTCGCTCGTAATTTTTGGTATAATATATTTCCTTGCATACGCTATATATTTTCTTAATGTATCTATATCTATAATATTTTTTGTAGATTTTCCTGAATGTACATCTAATATATAGTTTGCAAGCTCTCTATCTTGTTCACCGGGTTGATCCTTTAATATGAATATTAGGTCAAATCTTGATAAGATTGTGGGAGGTAAGTTAATATTATCAGATACTGGCCTTTCGGTTATATATCTACCAAATTTTGGATTTCCCGCAGCAATAACTGCAGCTCTAGCGTTTAATTTAGCCACTATTCCAGCTTTCGCTATGGAAACTGTCTGCTGTTCCATTGCTTCATGAATGGCTACTCTATCTTCGTCTCTCATCTTATCTATTTCATCTATTACAGCTATTCCACCATCAGCTAACACTAACGCGCCAGCTTCTAAGTAATATTCTCCAGTTCCCTTTTCTCTCACTACTGCAGCTGTTAAGCCTGCAGCTGTGGATCCTTTACCAGTTGTGTAAACTGCCCTTGGAGCTACTCTCGAGATAAACTGTAGCATTTGTGATTTGGCGGTACCGGGATCACCTATTATTAGAATGTGAATATCTCCTCTTATTCTTGTATCTTCTAGAACCTTAGGAACTCCTCCAAATAATGCTAATGCTAGAGCTTCCTTTAATTCCCAATGACCATAAATAGATGGCGCTATCGATGCTATGATTCTATCACGTATCCAAGGATCCTTAGCTAAATCCTTGATCTTTTTCTCATCTTCTTCAGAGATTGTTACTTCATCTAGTACTTTTTGTGAAACTTCTATACTACTAACTTTCATATAAATGTCGAATACCGCTCTACTTCCTCTTTTAATTGGAGAGTCTTGTTTTATCTCTAAAATTCCAGTTACTTTTACTCTATCCCCTGGCCTTGCAGAATCAACTAAATCGTCTTCAAGGATTATTTCTAACTGCCTAGGTAACTGCCCGGAAGGTACTTCTTCTGGTCTCTCTTGGATTACCGCTTTTTGCCAATCAATTAACTTTGTTTTCTCTGGGATTAGCCTGAATTGTCCCGGCTTACCACATTTTGGACATATGGTTGGCATCTCTAATATTTCTGGCATCTCTTCATCTTCTGGCCACTCAAACTCTTGCATGCAGTCTGGGTGAATGTGCTTATAGGTTGCCTTGTAAATTCTTTCTTTTACCGGAGTAACTTTAACTAGTATTCCATCAATGGTTATTAGTTTATCTATATCAGTACTTCTTATTTTTCTAAGTTCTATAACTCTAGGTATTCCTACAATTCTAACGTGAACCTTTTCTATATCTCGCTGATATGTAGGATCCAATTGTAGGATATGATCATATAACGCACCTTCTAGAATCGGTAGAACGATTTTGGTATTATTTATTATCTCATAAGCTAGATTTTCGTTGAATGAGAGTACATCGGAAAATTCTACTATAAGACTTTTTTTCCTATACGCTATTAGTTCATTTATCCTCTCAATATATTTGTTCTGATTGCTGTTATTCTTGAAAGTTGTTAGAAATTCTATAAAGAGGTCTCTATAGTCAATCTGTTTGCTAGGAATTTCCAATTATATCACCATACAATTCCTTAATAAGTTGTTTTATTGTTTTATAGATTAAAAGCTCTTCTTCTGTCATCCCGTTAATCAAGTTCTGATCATCGATGTTGAGAAATGCGAGCTGAATCAGTTTTCTTAGTCTTATTTTAATGATTTCATTCAGTATGCTTATTGATTTTCTAAGTTTTTCTAAACTCTCAACGTTCTTGTCTCTCTTTAAGGTTTCGAGATAAAGTTGTACCCTGCTCGAGAAATCCTTACCTAAGGGAACT includes:
- a CDS encoding DNA replication complex GINS family protein; protein product: MIEVKLRAIKRLSNTYIRRVMIVEDWNGSSITAGNVELIKGSENQLPQWLAIILEEKNVAKIEDRISIEDLGRILFQERQNANTPASLVPLGKDFSSRVQLYLETLKRDKNVESLEKLRKSISILNEIIKIRLRKLIQLAFLNIDDQNLINGMTEEELLIYKTIKQLIKELYGDIIGNS
- the mcm gene encoding minichromosome maintenance protein MCM; its protein translation is MEIPSKQIDYRDLFIEFLTTFKNNSNQNKYIERINELIAYRKKSLIVEFSDVLSFNENLAYEIINNTKIVLPILEGALYDHILQLDPTYQRDIEKVHVRIVGIPRVIELRKIRSTDIDKLITIDGILVKVTPVKERIYKATYKHIHPDCMQEFEWPEDEEMPEILEMPTICPKCGKPGQFRLIPEKTKLIDWQKAVIQERPEEVPSGQLPRQLEIILEDDLVDSARPGDRVKVTGILEIKQDSPIKRGSRAVFDIYMKVSSIEVSQKVLDEVTISEEDEKKIKDLAKDPWIRDRIIASIAPSIYGHWELKEALALALFGGVPKVLEDTRIRGDIHILIIGDPGTAKSQMLQFISRVAPRAVYTTGKGSTAAGLTAAVVREKGTGEYYLEAGALVLADGGIAVIDEIDKMRDEDRVAIHEAMEQQTVSIAKAGIVAKLNARAAVIAAGNPKFGRYITERPVSDNINLPPTILSRFDLIFILKDQPGEQDRELANYILDVHSGKSTKNIIDIDTLRKYIAYARKYIIPKITSEAKNLITDFFVEMRKKSSETPDSPILITPRQLEALIRISEAYAKMALKTEVTREDAERAINIMRLFLESVGVDMESGKIDIDTIMTGKPKSAREKMMKILEIIDSLAVSSECAKVKDILKEAQQVGIEKSNIEKLLTDMRKSGIIYEAKPECYKKV